Part of the Penaeus vannamei isolate JL-2024 chromosome 9, ASM4276789v1, whole genome shotgun sequence genome is shown below.
ctaaaatattagcttatgtttacattcactcattctatctaacttatcaataaaaaaaaaaaaaaaaaaaaaaaaaaattctaactgTATGGATCCTCCATAGCAcaaaatcaagacggaaattagtcagacggaaacggtcgcaaCCATCTTCATCTGGGAGGTGTTCCATTTGCAAACGATACTTTTGGAAAGCCTGTAATTTAGATGGAAACCTaaaaattaatggaaaaagtGGTAGTGTGATAGGACCTCAAAAACTGCAAAAGCACTATTACGTTATCTCCTGGATGGGATTGGCACTCTCCGCAGTGTCGAAGTCGATGGTATGCGGCTGATTGATGAAAACCTTTATCGTTTTTGGACCACAGTCAGCTGGGGCCTTGATTCTCATACTGTGTAGTTTCACCGCTTGGttaaaggagaggtagaggatgaGCTGTTTGGGGGGAGACAAAAAGAGGAATACAATTGTTGTTCTCTTCATAGGTTATCATTAACCCATTGAATGTGAATGCTTCACCACCATCATGTGGCCCAAAATCCAGCATTAGGTTATGTGAGCAGACACTCAGTCAGGTGTGTGGCTTATAGGACGGGTGCAAATAAACCCTCGTGTGCAGTGACAAAGATTCCATGTCTCCCCTTTTTTTCAGCATCagtatttttagcttttttgccattttccaatgtccatatttgtcatttgttttgctttatcTAGAAGGTTGTTTTCCTTGCACTGACTCCATATCACCCCTCAAGATTGTATATAACTCAGTGCAATAATAAGTAATAGTGTTTTAAGCAATGGTTCAGTTGGTCGAGAATTCTTACTCCAAGGCCAAGAACTGCACTGTTCCCTGCTTATAAACTACTGCTAAAGCATGTGCAGCATTCCTAATCTGCACAAATGGCTCTAATAAGTATTAAGCCTGAAAAAGTCTAAGCTTAAACTCAAGCATCTTCAACAAGAAAcattatatatcagtatatctacCCTATCATCTTTAGAAAGCTTAATATTTTCTCCAAGACACATACAGTGCCCCTAAAACAATGATGCACACTTCCTGTTGGCAACTCTGACACCCTGACGCTCTAttaaaacaaaccaaacacaaaacaaaaggtCATCACAAGATTAAAATATTTCATGTATAGTTCCGAGAAAGATAAAGTTTGTAGATCTCTCCCTAGGAAATCACTGTCTCATAAAGCTTCAGTTCAAGCTTTATACTTTATTTTGTAAGATTATACCAATACCTTGCAATATGCAAAGAGAAGTTAAAAGCCTTTGCCAGAGCGTCAAGCATAGCATATCCTGTGATTCCTAATTATTTATTACTGATGAAATATTCTCTATGTCAAGGAGTCTAAAGTATGAGAGAAATTGCTTGTGTTATGAcgatttatgatttatatgaaaaaccttttcattcccataatctctttttctccttacaTTTGTGGTAACTTGCAATTGCTTCAAATATATTGTTCTGGAAATAGCAGAAGCAAACTGTAAAAATTAATTCCTCTGATAAAATATTAGGCATAGTTCTTGGCCAACACCTACATTTGAAGGCTTGTAACCACTATGGTATGTGTATGATGCTGCTGCCATGGTGATGGTACAATGCTTTACTTTTTTCATAGTATTCAATTTTCTGGTCATGGCAACCAGGGACAGCATCCTAAGCATGGAAatagcatcctccctggagctgatgctcttccagtcatggcatATGGACATCACATTCCATACTTGTCTATTGATGGAAATAAAAGACCTTCCCTAAATgccaaataatcataatcaccctGCAAaagctttgtgcactcatggtgagTCTTTCCTGTCACTCTGGCCTTCAGCTGAAATGCTCATGACAGCAAGTATTTTCATGACACGATGGTCATGTCACCCAGATTATAGGGGTTAATCTTTGGTTAAACAAggaatcctttttttctcttgctttctagTTGTATCAGCTACTGATCTACCAGATGacagatacaaaaaatacaatCACACTGAACAGCTAAAATATTTCTAAACCCATGAAGATTTCTGAGCCTACCTGCTCATCTGTGTCTGACTCCAGGTAACCCCCAGCTGAGTTGAGTGCCTGTGTGAAGGGGTGGTCATCACTCTCGTTGAGACACTCGCAGCCTGCTTTGTTCACCATGGGGAGGAGGTCAATCTGGTTGGAGGGTAAGGAATGGAAATGGTAAAGATGTACACAATAcccttaagaaaaaaagaaagaaaagaagatttttttttttatatgacctGCTTGACCTATTCACAGTTTGTGGTTcacttatacttatatttttctttccatttttttgaagtatatacgtgtatgtgtgtgtgtgtgtgtgtgtgtgtgtgtgtgtgtgtgtgtgtgtgtgtgtgtgtgtgtgtgtgtgtgtgtgtgtgtgtgtgtgtgtgtgtgtgtgtgggtgtgtgtgtgtgtgtgtgtgtgtgtgtgtgtgtgtgtgtgtgtgtgtgtgtgtgtgtgtgtgtgtgtgtgtgtgtgtgtgtgtgtgtgtgtgtgtgtgtgtgtgtgtgtgtatgtgtatgtgtatgtgtgtgtatgtgtatgtgtgtgggtgtatgtgtgtgtgtgtgtatgtgtgtgtgtgtgtgtgtgtgtgtgtatgtgtgtgtatgtgtgtgtgtgtgtgtgtgtgtgtgtgtgtgtgtgtgtgtgtgtgtgtgtgtgtgtgtgtgtgtgtgtgtgtgtgtgtgtgtgtgtgtgtgtgtgtgtgtgtgtgtgtatgtgtgtgtgtgtgtatgtgtgtgtgtgtgtatgtgtgtgtgtgtgtgtgtgtgtgtctgtgtatctgtgtatgtgtgtatctgtgtatctgtgtgtctgtgtatctgtgtatgtgtgtatctgtgtatctgtggatgtgtgtatgtgtgtatctgtgtatgtgtgtatctgagtatgtgtgtatctgtgtatgtgtgtatctgtgtatgtgtgtatctgtgtatgtgtgtatctgtgtatgtgtgtatctgtgtgtgtgtgtgtgtgtatctgtgtgtgtgtgtatctgtgtgtatctgtgtatgtatctgtgtgtatctgtgtatgtatctgtgtgtgtatctgtgtgtgtgtatctgtgtgtgtatctgtgtgtgtgtatctgtgtgtatctgtgtgtgtatctgtgtgtgtatctgtgtgtgtatctgtgcgtgtatttgtgagtgtatctgggagtatgtgtgtctatctagctgtctgtgtgtgtgtctatctgtttgtcggtCTATAAATATGCAGAAAAATATTGTTAGAAAACCATGCTAAACATTGTGACACAAGCAATGATactttttggaatagagttattaacCCATTCACCCTGGGTAAAAAAGTGGACATAATTGTGGGATTGTTGGTGCACATCAGCAGTAATGATGTGCCAGTATAAGTCATAACATGTTTCTTGCTAACACTGAAAATGTCTTACATGGCCAGGAACCCCTGAGTCCTCCATTTCCTCGTTGTCTCCATCCCCGTAGTGCTGACTCACTCTGGCTTTTAATGTCTCTGGGTCTGCACCCTGTAAGCTGTCCAACTTCGTCTGTGAAAAAGAACACATCCAGGATTAGTTTTAAGTGTCACAAAGGAATGCAAgtacaaaaaagtaagaaagatttttttttcttcttttcatgtttCCCCTTTTAGAATCATCATTAATTACTGAATGAATTTTCcaatctaaaaataaaataaaagactacCAACCTTATTCCTGTAAAAGATGAATGTTGGTGTTGCTGACACACCCTGGGATGCAGCGGCCCCAGAGCACTGGTTGACATCTATCTTGAGGAAGACGGCATTGGGGAATCTCCCTGCCATGTCGGCAAAGACAGGTGCTATACGCTGACATGGACCACATCTGCAAATCaaatgttcttttatttcttcagtaatattagtattaagaCTGTAGAGAATTTTAATTAAAATTCTAAGATCACAAATGTGTCATTTCCTTGATGAATAGTATAAGAAGAAGCACTGACTTAATAAATGCTTTATCTGAGCCATCCTTCAagtccatatatatgaatttaatcaGGAATGTATTTTCAACTGCAATGTCATGCATTTACTAGTTATTCTCCaaattttgatatataaatagtttCTATATCCCATAATGTTTCCTTGACCTGTATGCTTATACATCCTTATGCCTAAGATCTATATTTAAAGTTACAGTAATACTACAGCTGATATTTTGTAATAGTTACCTGTTCTTTCTAAACTGAAATATTATACTTCACTTTGTTCATAACataactttcttttttatgatatttagATTAGAAAACACATCACATCATTCTAGACCAAGGAAATactattatactaatgataataacaataataacaataataataatatcaaaatgctaataaataaacagatatacaatGACAATGTAAATACACAAGCATCCAAAGTAtgcttgtgtattgtgtgtattgtgtattgtgtactGCTTGTTCATCTCCAGACAacagatttgttttgttttgttttgttttgtatcagTCTACAACAATAAGTCAGTTTCACTAACATATTACACTTTTATCTGTCATTACTTGGTAATTTTTTATCACTAGTGTTTAACTTTAGATAcagtcaatattatcataatgggaAAACACTAGTGTTCTACATGAGATGCAGTTCGTATCATAATGCTAAAAGTAAAAACAAGTTTTACTATTCAGGAACCCAGGATGATTCTGAGGTCCCATATCTTCAGAGCAGAGCATGAGGTAGGAAATTTTTGGGAACAAGGATCTGGTGCAAAGCAATGCCCCTATTGACACTGGTGCAGCACTTTGGCATAGAAGCAAAGGCCACTGCAATGGTGCTGCACTCTGGTATGCAAaagacatttattt
Proteins encoded:
- the Txl gene encoding thioredoxin-like protein 1: MAANFKVLTEDSQFQTELNQAGGKLVVADFTSARCGPCQRIAPVFADMAGRFPNAVFLKIDVNQCSGAAASQGVSATPTFIFYRNKTKLDSLQGADPETLKARVSQHYGDGDNEEMEDSGVPGHIDLLPMVNKAGCECLNESDDHPFTQALNSAGGYLESDTDEQLILYLSFNQAVKLHSMRIKAPADCGPKTIKVFINQPHTIDFDTAESANPIQEITLSPKDLEGELITLKYVKLQNVMNFTIFIKDNQTEAETTQISYLQIIGSPVQTTKMADFKRVAGKKGESH